A region of Lycium barbarum isolate Lr01 chromosome 3, ASM1917538v2, whole genome shotgun sequence DNA encodes the following proteins:
- the LOC132633104 gene encoding uncharacterized protein LOC132633104 isoform X1, translating to MWAATCLASCCATCACDACRTVVSGISRRSARIAYCGLFALSLIVSWILREVAAPLMEKIPWINSFHTTPNREWFETDAVLRVSLGNFLFFTILAIIMIGVKNQKDPRDSMHHGGWMMKVICWCLMVIFMFFLPNGIISFYETISKFGSGLFLLVQVVLLLDFVHSWNDKWVGYDEQFWYVALLVVSLVCYVATFAFSGLLFHFFTPSGQDCGLNTFFIVMTLILIFGFAVVTLHPSVGGSILPASVLSLYCTYLCYSALASEPRDYECNGLHKHSKAVSSGTLALGLLTTVLSVVYSAVRAGSSTTLLSPPSSPRAGAGKPLLPLDKVDEEEEKERAKPVTYSYSFFHLIFSLASMYSAMLLTGWSTSVGESGNLVDVGWPSVWVRIVTGWATAALFIWSQVAPILFPDREF from the exons ATGTGGGCAGCTACTTGCCTTGCGTCATGCTGTGCGACATGCGCTTGTGACGCTTGCCGTACGGTAGTGTCAGGGATCAGCCGCCGTTCTGCCAGGATTGCTTATTGTGGTCTTTTCGCTTTGTCACTCATCGTCTCGTGGATTCTTAGGGAGGTTGCTGCACCTTTAATGGAGAAAATACCAT GGATTAATAGCTTTCACACGACACCAAACAGAGAGTGGTTTGAAACAGATGCTGTGCTTCGGGTTAGCTTGGGGAACTTCCTTTTTTTTACTATCTTAGCAATCATAATGATTGGTGTAAAGAACCAGAAAGACCCGCGTGACAGTATGCACCATGGTGGTTGGATGATGAAAGTCATTTGCTGGTGCCTCATGGTAATATTTATGTTTTTCCTTCCAAATGGAATCATCAGCTTCTACG AGACAATTTCCAAGTTTGGTTCTGGACTATTTCTTCTTGTGCAAGTTGTGCTCTTGTTGGATTTTGTGCATAGTTGGAATGACAAATGGGTTGGATATGATGAGCAGTTCTG GTATGTGGCATTGCTTGTCGTTTCACTTGTATGTTATGTGGCTACCTTTGCCTTCAGCGGACTGCTCTTCCACTTTTTCACTCCATCTGGACAGGACTGCGGGCTTAACACTTTCTTTATAGTGATGACCCTTATATTGATCTTCGGCTTTGCTGTTGTTACGCTGCATCCTTCG GTTGGTGGAAGTATTTTACCTGCATCAGTTTTATCTTTGTACTGTACATACCTTTGCTACAGCGCACTTGCAAGTGAACCTAGGGATTATGAGTGCAACGGTCTACATAAGCACTCCAAGGCTGTTTCCAGTGGTACACTTGCATTAGGGTTGCTTACAACAGTTCTATCTGTTGTCTACTCTGCTGTTCGTGCAGGCTCTTCTACTACTCTGCTTTCTCCTCCAAGTTCACCACGTGCAG GTGCAGGGAAGCCTTTGCTACCATTGGACAAAGTCGATGAggaggaagagaaagagagagctaAGCCAGTCACATACTCCTATTCTTTCTTCCACCTTATCTTTTCTCTCGCTAGTATGTACTCGGCAATGCTTCTAACGGGTTGGTCGACCTCTGTGGGGGAGAGTGGAAATTTAGTGGATGTTGGGTGGCCATCTGTCTGGGTCAGGATCGTGACCGGGTGGGCAACTGCAGCTTTGTTCATCTGGTCTCAGGTTGCTCCAATTCTGTTTCCAGACAGGGAGTTCTGA
- the LOC132633105 gene encoding ubiquitin receptor RAD23b isoform X2 translates to MKLTVKTLKGSHFEIRVQSSDSIMAVKKNIEDIQGKDSYPCGQQLLIHNGKVLKDESTLLENNVSEDGFLVVMLSKSKTASSSGTTPAQQPATAANPTSAPEVVPPSQAPQVVVSASDAATASLPTDDYSQAASNLVAGNNLEQTIQQLMDMGGGSWDKETVTRALRAAYNNPERAVDYLYSGIPETAEVAAPVARGGVNSAAGTTAPPTAPSSGAPNSAPLNLFPQENVAGAGGAGLGSLDFLRNNQQFQALRSMVQANPQILQPMLQELGKQNPQLLRSIQEHDQEFLQLINEPVDGSDGDMFEQAEQEIPHTVSVTPEEQEVIERLEAMGFDRALVIEAFLACDRNEELAANYLLEHAADYED, encoded by the exons ATTATGGCAGTCAAGAAAAACATTGAAGATATACAAGGGAAAGATAGTTACCCATGTGGGCAGCAGTTGCTGATTCACAATGGTAAAGTGTTGAAGGATGAAAGTACACTATTGGAAAACAATGTCTCTGAGGATGGTTTTCTCGTTGTCATGCTTAGCAAG AGCAAAACTGCTAGCTCAAGTGGGACAACACCTGCTCAA CAACCAGCTACTGCAGCAAATCCTACTTCAGCACCTGAAGTGGTTCCGCCATCACA GGCCCCACAAGTTGTTGTGTCAGCTTCGGATGCTGCGACTGCTAG TCTTCCAACTGATGATTATAGTCAAGCTGCATCAAATCTAGTTGCTGGCAATAATCTCGAGCAGACAATACAACAACTTATGGATATGGGCGGTGGAAGCTGGGATAAAGAGACAGTTACGCGTGCACTTCGAGCAGCTTATAACAATCCCGAAAGAGCTGTTGATTACTTATATTCA GGAATTCCTGAAACGGCAGAAGTTGCTGCACCGGTGGCTCGAGGTGGAGTTAATTCTGCTGCTGGGACTACAGCACCACCTACTGCACCTTCTTCTGGCGCACCTAATTCTGCTCCTTTAAATTTGTTTCCTCAG GAGAATGTTGCTGGTGCAGGCGGTGCTGGTCTTGGATCCCTTGATTTTCTCAGGAACAACCAACAG TTCCAAGCTTTACGTTCTATGGTTCAAGCTAACCCACAAATTTTACAG CCTATGCTTCAGGAACTAGGAAAGCAAAATCCTCAACTTCTAAGATCTATACAGGAGCATGATCAAGAGTTTCTTCAATTAATCAATGAACCTGTGGATGGTTCTGACGG GGACATGTTTGAACAGGCTGAGCAAGAGATACCCCACACAGTTAGTGTCACACCAGAAGAGCAGGAGGTGATTGAGCGG TTGGAGGCGATGGGTTTCGATAGAGCTCTTGTCATTGAAGCTTTTTTGGCTTGTGATCGCAATGAGGAACTAGCCGCAAATTATCTGTTGGAGCATGCAGCAGATTACGAAGATTAA
- the LOC132633104 gene encoding uncharacterized protein LOC132633104 isoform X2, whose translation MWAATCLASCCATCACDACRTVVSGISRRSARIAYCGLFALSLIVSWILREVAAPLMEKIPWINSFHTTPNREWFETDAVLRVSLGNFLFFTILAIIMIGVKNQKDPRDSMHHGGWMMKVICWCLMVIFMFFLPNGIISFYETISKFGSGLFLLVQVVLLLDFVHSWNDKWVGYDEQFWYVALLVVSLVCYVATFAFSGLLFHFFTPSGQDCGLNTFFIVMTLILIFGFAVVTLHPSVGGSILPASVLSLYCTYLCYSALASEPRDYECNGLHKHSKAVSSGTLALGLLTTVLSVVYSAVRAGSSTTLLSPPSSPRAGKPLLPLDKVDEEEEKERAKPVTYSYSFFHLIFSLASMYSAMLLTGWSTSVGESGNLVDVGWPSVWVRIVTGWATAALFIWSQVAPILFPDREF comes from the exons ATGTGGGCAGCTACTTGCCTTGCGTCATGCTGTGCGACATGCGCTTGTGACGCTTGCCGTACGGTAGTGTCAGGGATCAGCCGCCGTTCTGCCAGGATTGCTTATTGTGGTCTTTTCGCTTTGTCACTCATCGTCTCGTGGATTCTTAGGGAGGTTGCTGCACCTTTAATGGAGAAAATACCAT GGATTAATAGCTTTCACACGACACCAAACAGAGAGTGGTTTGAAACAGATGCTGTGCTTCGGGTTAGCTTGGGGAACTTCCTTTTTTTTACTATCTTAGCAATCATAATGATTGGTGTAAAGAACCAGAAAGACCCGCGTGACAGTATGCACCATGGTGGTTGGATGATGAAAGTCATTTGCTGGTGCCTCATGGTAATATTTATGTTTTTCCTTCCAAATGGAATCATCAGCTTCTACG AGACAATTTCCAAGTTTGGTTCTGGACTATTTCTTCTTGTGCAAGTTGTGCTCTTGTTGGATTTTGTGCATAGTTGGAATGACAAATGGGTTGGATATGATGAGCAGTTCTG GTATGTGGCATTGCTTGTCGTTTCACTTGTATGTTATGTGGCTACCTTTGCCTTCAGCGGACTGCTCTTCCACTTTTTCACTCCATCTGGACAGGACTGCGGGCTTAACACTTTCTTTATAGTGATGACCCTTATATTGATCTTCGGCTTTGCTGTTGTTACGCTGCATCCTTCG GTTGGTGGAAGTATTTTACCTGCATCAGTTTTATCTTTGTACTGTACATACCTTTGCTACAGCGCACTTGCAAGTGAACCTAGGGATTATGAGTGCAACGGTCTACATAAGCACTCCAAGGCTGTTTCCAGTGGTACACTTGCATTAGGGTTGCTTACAACAGTTCTATCTGTTGTCTACTCTGCTGTTCGTGCAGGCTCTTCTACTACTCTGCTTTCTCCTCCAAGTTCACCAC GTGCAGGGAAGCCTTTGCTACCATTGGACAAAGTCGATGAggaggaagagaaagagagagctaAGCCAGTCACATACTCCTATTCTTTCTTCCACCTTATCTTTTCTCTCGCTAGTATGTACTCGGCAATGCTTCTAACGGGTTGGTCGACCTCTGTGGGGGAGAGTGGAAATTTAGTGGATGTTGGGTGGCCATCTGTCTGGGTCAGGATCGTGACCGGGTGGGCAACTGCAGCTTTGTTCATCTGGTCTCAGGTTGCTCCAATTCTGTTTCCAGACAGGGAGTTCTGA
- the LOC132633105 gene encoding ubiquitin receptor RAD23b isoform X1: MKLTVKTLKGSHFEIRVQSSDSIMAVKKNIEDIQGKDSYPCGQQLLIHNGKVLKDESTLLENNVSEDGFLVVMLSKSKTASSSGTTPAQVQPATAANPTSAPEVVPPSQAPQVVVSASDAATASLPTDDYSQAASNLVAGNNLEQTIQQLMDMGGGSWDKETVTRALRAAYNNPERAVDYLYSGIPETAEVAAPVARGGVNSAAGTTAPPTAPSSGAPNSAPLNLFPQENVAGAGGAGLGSLDFLRNNQQFQALRSMVQANPQILQPMLQELGKQNPQLLRSIQEHDQEFLQLINEPVDGSDGDMFEQAEQEIPHTVSVTPEEQEVIERLEAMGFDRALVIEAFLACDRNEELAANYLLEHAADYED; this comes from the exons ATTATGGCAGTCAAGAAAAACATTGAAGATATACAAGGGAAAGATAGTTACCCATGTGGGCAGCAGTTGCTGATTCACAATGGTAAAGTGTTGAAGGATGAAAGTACACTATTGGAAAACAATGTCTCTGAGGATGGTTTTCTCGTTGTCATGCTTAGCAAG AGCAAAACTGCTAGCTCAAGTGGGACAACACCTGCTCAAGTA CAACCAGCTACTGCAGCAAATCCTACTTCAGCACCTGAAGTGGTTCCGCCATCACA GGCCCCACAAGTTGTTGTGTCAGCTTCGGATGCTGCGACTGCTAG TCTTCCAACTGATGATTATAGTCAAGCTGCATCAAATCTAGTTGCTGGCAATAATCTCGAGCAGACAATACAACAACTTATGGATATGGGCGGTGGAAGCTGGGATAAAGAGACAGTTACGCGTGCACTTCGAGCAGCTTATAACAATCCCGAAAGAGCTGTTGATTACTTATATTCA GGAATTCCTGAAACGGCAGAAGTTGCTGCACCGGTGGCTCGAGGTGGAGTTAATTCTGCTGCTGGGACTACAGCACCACCTACTGCACCTTCTTCTGGCGCACCTAATTCTGCTCCTTTAAATTTGTTTCCTCAG GAGAATGTTGCTGGTGCAGGCGGTGCTGGTCTTGGATCCCTTGATTTTCTCAGGAACAACCAACAG TTCCAAGCTTTACGTTCTATGGTTCAAGCTAACCCACAAATTTTACAG CCTATGCTTCAGGAACTAGGAAAGCAAAATCCTCAACTTCTAAGATCTATACAGGAGCATGATCAAGAGTTTCTTCAATTAATCAATGAACCTGTGGATGGTTCTGACGG GGACATGTTTGAACAGGCTGAGCAAGAGATACCCCACACAGTTAGTGTCACACCAGAAGAGCAGGAGGTGATTGAGCGG TTGGAGGCGATGGGTTTCGATAGAGCTCTTGTCATTGAAGCTTTTTTGGCTTGTGATCGCAATGAGGAACTAGCCGCAAATTATCTGTTGGAGCATGCAGCAGATTACGAAGATTAA